Proteins encoded within one genomic window of Egicoccus sp. AB-alg2:
- a CDS encoding esterase/lipase family protein, with protein MSKLPVVYVRGYAGTTSGIDAQVEDPFYGFNLGSTHVRVGGSGEPLFHQFESPLLRLILDEDYHLLVQGSQADYLSRQPDGRVPPDSIWIHRYYDVSASTWGEKPQAFRLERAAEDLLELIELLQRKTGAPRVHLVAHSMGGLICRSLIQKIIPDQRPGRHATDYVARLFTYGTPHGGIQFDVGFGLFERLRDTFGIAGAEVFGPRRMYEYLTPARDTAPKGPPKGWSPLDVPDHVFPNERIFCLVGTNPDDYGAAFGLSSKAVGAKSDGLVQIENAYLPGARHGFVHRSHSGRYGLVNSEEGYQNLRRFLFGDLAVQADLLHLKLPHDDPEVVWQAETRLSVRGLPIAMHEQLAAHHCPIQLGQPEVAGTADRPVPLVTTYLSSRASRPTETMRYILQVRILSLRQRRGAFQFFDHLEQAADFDDVLVVDVGHLDHGFSAWVVWSSELPVPLRDYVPQGPPLTDEDPELGSWVATVPLPERARRFLGDHAAVRLSVSDRTVF; from the coding sequence ATGAGCAAGCTGCCGGTCGTGTACGTCCGGGGCTACGCCGGAACCACCTCCGGCATCGACGCGCAGGTCGAGGACCCGTTCTACGGGTTCAACCTCGGCTCGACACACGTGCGTGTCGGCGGCAGCGGCGAGCCGCTGTTCCACCAGTTCGAGAGCCCGCTGCTGCGCCTGATCCTCGACGAGGACTACCACCTGCTGGTGCAGGGCAGCCAGGCCGACTACCTGTCGCGCCAGCCCGACGGCCGCGTCCCGCCGGACAGCATCTGGATCCACCGCTACTACGACGTGTCGGCGTCCACGTGGGGCGAGAAGCCCCAGGCCTTCCGGCTCGAACGCGCCGCCGAGGACCTGCTCGAGCTGATCGAGCTGCTGCAGCGCAAGACCGGAGCGCCGCGGGTGCACCTGGTGGCGCACTCGATGGGCGGGCTGATCTGTCGCAGCCTGATCCAGAAGATCATCCCTGACCAGCGGCCCGGCAGGCACGCCACCGACTACGTGGCGCGGCTGTTCACCTACGGCACGCCGCACGGCGGCATCCAGTTCGACGTCGGCTTCGGGCTGTTCGAGCGGCTGCGGGACACGTTCGGGATCGCGGGCGCCGAGGTGTTCGGTCCGCGCCGCATGTACGAGTACCTCACCCCGGCGCGCGACACCGCCCCCAAGGGGCCGCCCAAGGGCTGGAGCCCGCTCGACGTGCCCGACCACGTCTTCCCCAACGAGCGGATCTTCTGCCTGGTCGGCACCAACCCGGACGACTACGGCGCGGCGTTCGGCCTGTCCTCGAAGGCGGTCGGCGCCAAGAGCGACGGGTTGGTGCAGATCGAGAACGCCTATCTGCCCGGCGCCAGACACGGCTTCGTGCACCGCAGCCACAGCGGCCGCTACGGCCTGGTGAACTCCGAGGAGGGCTACCAGAACCTGCGGCGGTTCCTGTTCGGCGACCTCGCGGTCCAGGCCGACCTGCTGCACCTGAAGCTGCCGCACGACGACCCCGAGGTGGTCTGGCAGGCGGAGACGCGCCTGTCGGTCCGCGGCCTGCCGATCGCGATGCACGAGCAGCTGGCGGCGCACCACTGCCCGATCCAGCTCGGCCAGCCCGAGGTCGCCGGGACCGCCGACCGGCCGGTGCCGCTGGTGACCACCTACCTGTCGAGCCGCGCGAGCCGGCCCACCGAGACGATGCGCTACATCCTGCAGGTGCGCATCCTGTCGTTGCGGCAACGGCGCGGCGCCTTCCAGTTCTTCGACCACCTCGAGCAGGCCGCCGACTTCGACGACGTCCTGGTCGTCGACGTCGGCCACCTCGACCACGGCTTCTCCGCCTGGGTGGTCTGGAGCTCGGAGCTGCCGGTGCCGCTGCGCGACTACGTGCCGCAGGGGCCGCCGCTGACGGACGAGGACCCGGAACTGGGCTCGTGGGTGGCGACCGTCCCGCTGCCCGAGCGGGCACGCCGCTTCCTCGGCGACCACGCCGCGGTCCGCCTGTCGGTCAGCGACCGCACGGTCTTCTAG
- a CDS encoding HTTM domain-containing protein, translating into MQVIFPRIVGALVFTYVPFIASKPVEPSWFATLVAGVWLVPAALLLLGRRTRLALTLLLCLSLGGYVWGVGGDYLFSWLAIILLATHEHPFERALLLRVMVSVVYGFAVLSKLNPVWLAGDQIAVLGRKVWQLQPFRPILLSSWVVVIAVAVLFVEAWLAIGLWFRRTRVPTAFLGVLTHCMLIVGASRDLLAFSDLLALNLGLLAMYPAFWLLPATETEPLTPEKAFGRSLERVTALATR; encoded by the coding sequence ATGCAGGTGATCTTCCCGCGAATCGTCGGCGCCCTCGTCTTCACCTACGTTCCCTTCATCGCCTCGAAGCCTGTCGAGCCATCCTGGTTCGCGACGCTCGTCGCCGGTGTGTGGCTCGTGCCGGCCGCGCTGTTGCTTCTCGGCCGGCGCACCCGCCTGGCACTGACACTGCTGTTGTGTCTTTCGTTGGGCGGCTACGTGTGGGGCGTCGGAGGCGACTACCTCTTTTCTTGGCTCGCCATCATCCTGCTGGCGACGCACGAGCATCCGTTCGAGCGGGCTCTGCTACTGCGGGTGATGGTCAGCGTCGTCTACGGGTTCGCCGTCCTCTCCAAGCTCAACCCTGTCTGGCTGGCCGGCGACCAGATCGCCGTGCTCGGCCGCAAGGTGTGGCAATTGCAGCCATTCCGCCCGATCCTTTTGTCATCGTGGGTCGTCGTGATCGCCGTCGCCGTCCTCTTCGTCGAGGCCTGGCTGGCGATCGGTCTGTGGTTTCGCCGCACGCGCGTCCCGACGGCGTTTCTCGGTGTTCTGACGCACTGCATGCTCATCGTCGGGGCGAGCCGGGACCTGCTCGCCTTCTCGGATCTTCTCGCCCTGAACCTCGGCCTGCTCGCGATGTACCCGGCGTTCTGGTTGTTGCCTGCCACGGAGACGGAGCCGCTGACCCCGGAGAAGGCGTTCGGACGATCGCTCGAACGGGTGACCGCTCTCGCCACCCGGTGA
- a CDS encoding DUF5995 family protein yields MPEVGQADTIDDVLAALDDVVARSIEQQDRVGYFAALYRTVTAKVKEGIEQGRFDDVERMARLDVVFANRYLDALAGFRAGTPITHCWQAALDAAGQRRPLILQQLLVGINAHINLDLGIAAATVAPGAQLSALRRDFDRINEILAAQIATVADDVGSLSPWIGFLRLVGGRREDELVRFSIEVARTQAWWFARELATLPPDQWGGPIGARDAVVTRLARRVLHPGGLLGTGLLVVRARERNDVAHNIRVLGRLPGPDLAVVDARVREERHPDG; encoded by the coding sequence ATGCCCGAGGTGGGGCAGGCGGACACGATCGACGACGTCCTCGCGGCGCTCGACGACGTCGTCGCACGGTCGATCGAGCAGCAGGATCGCGTCGGCTACTTCGCGGCCCTGTACCGGACCGTGACCGCCAAGGTGAAGGAGGGCATCGAGCAGGGCCGGTTCGACGACGTCGAGCGGATGGCCCGGCTGGACGTCGTCTTCGCCAACCGCTACCTCGACGCCCTGGCGGGGTTTCGCGCCGGGACGCCGATCACGCACTGCTGGCAGGCGGCGCTGGACGCGGCCGGGCAGCGACGACCGTTGATCCTGCAGCAGCTGCTGGTCGGCATCAACGCGCACATCAACCTCGACCTCGGCATCGCCGCCGCCACGGTCGCCCCCGGCGCGCAGCTGTCGGCGCTGCGACGCGACTTCGACCGCATCAACGAGATCCTCGCCGCGCAGATCGCGACCGTCGCCGACGACGTCGGGTCGCTGTCCCCGTGGATCGGGTTCCTGCGGCTGGTGGGTGGCCGCCGCGAGGACGAACTGGTCCGCTTCAGCATCGAGGTGGCACGCACGCAGGCGTGGTGGTTCGCCCGCGAACTCGCGACGCTGCCGCCCGACCAGTGGGGCGGTCCGATCGGTGCGCGCGACGCGGTGGTGACGCGCCTGGCCAGGCGCGTCCTGCACCCCGGCGGGCTGCTTGGCACCGGCCTGCTGGTCGTGCGTGCCCGGGAACGCAACGACGTCGCGCACAACATCCGGGTCCTCGGGCGACTGCCCGGCCCCGACCTGGCCGTGGTCGACGCCCGCGTGCGCGAGGAGCGTCACCCCGACGGCTGA
- a CDS encoding SRPBCC family protein gives MIDDANVPRSVSATREVAASAELVFELIADPAHQPKWDGNDNLAEAPTGQRVQHVGDVFTMVLTGGKVRENHVVEFQECRCIAWRPADPGRPPAGHLWRWELEPAGGSTTLVTHTYDWSQLTDENRFARARSTTSEMLQASLDRLADLAEARSRT, from the coding sequence ATGATCGACGACGCCAACGTTCCCCGCTCAGTGTCGGCCACCCGCGAGGTGGCCGCCAGCGCAGAGTTGGTCTTCGAGCTGATCGCAGACCCCGCCCACCAGCCGAAGTGGGATGGCAACGACAACCTCGCCGAAGCGCCCACGGGGCAGCGCGTCCAGCACGTCGGGGACGTGTTCACCATGGTGCTGACGGGCGGCAAGGTCCGCGAGAACCACGTCGTAGAGTTCCAGGAATGTCGTTGTATCGCGTGGCGGCCCGCCGATCCGGGGCGGCCACCGGCCGGTCACCTCTGGCGGTGGGAGCTCGAGCCCGCAGGAGGGTCGACGACGTTGGTGACACACACCTACGACTGGTCGCAACTAACGGACGAGAACCGCTTCGCCCGAGCCCGGTCCACGACGTCCGAGATGTTGCAGGCGTCTCTCGACCGGCTAGCCGACCTGGCGGAAGCCCGGTCGCGCACCTAG
- a CDS encoding enoyl-CoA hydratase, with the protein MSRLTTVPPRDGVAVLTLDAPDRRNALDLATMQDLVAQLRAADEDDEVRAIVLTGADPAFCAGLDLEAVGSGDLVLEEVEDRDADPWKTLQELRTPTIAAVNGAAVTGGLELVLCCDLAVASDRARFADTHARVGIHPSGGLSVLLPRYVGLRDAMGMSLTGRFVAADEARAMGLVNAVVDHEELLRTALSIGTAIGETDPRITAALLHTYRELSGVPLADALERERIRGRSLVVDADAVAERRAAVIERGRRQL; encoded by the coding sequence ATGTCGCGTCTCACCACGGTCCCTCCCCGCGACGGCGTCGCCGTCCTGACCCTGGACGCCCCCGACCGCCGCAACGCGCTGGACCTCGCGACCATGCAGGACCTGGTGGCGCAGTTGCGGGCCGCCGACGAGGACGACGAGGTCCGCGCGATCGTGCTGACCGGCGCCGACCCGGCCTTTTGCGCCGGCCTCGACCTCGAGGCGGTCGGCTCCGGTGACCTGGTGCTCGAAGAGGTCGAGGACCGCGACGCCGACCCGTGGAAGACGCTGCAGGAGCTGCGCACGCCGACCATCGCGGCCGTCAACGGCGCCGCCGTCACCGGCGGGCTGGAGTTGGTGCTGTGCTGCGACCTCGCCGTCGCCTCGGACCGCGCCCGGTTCGCGGACACGCACGCCCGGGTCGGCATCCATCCCTCCGGCGGCCTGTCGGTGCTGCTGCCGCGCTACGTCGGCCTGCGCGACGCGATGGGCATGAGCCTGACCGGCCGGTTCGTCGCCGCCGACGAGGCGCGGGCGATGGGCCTGGTCAACGCGGTCGTGGACCACGAGGAACTGCTGCGCACGGCCCTGTCGATCGGGACCGCGATCGGCGAGACCGACCCGCGCATCACCGCCGCCCTCCTGCACACCTACCGCGAGCTGTCGGGTGTTCCGCTGGCGGACGCCCTGGAACGCGAACGCATCCGCGGCCGTTCCCTGGTCGTGGACGCCGACGCCGTCGCCGAACGCCGCGCCGCCGTGATCGAGCGCGGCCGCCGCCAGCTGTAG
- a CDS encoding undecaprenyl-diphosphate phosphatase, translated as MSLFVAFVLGVVQGVFMFFPVSSTSHLVLTQTWLRGVGVDLPPPESAEMVLFDLLVHVGTLVSIAVVMGAGLRALASGVVDDLGSGRLRAGGLREAVSTRLVLLGLLTTAVTGVLGLVFVDPLTRVFGSPTAIAVALVGTGAMLWWTDRAGPGRLRARDVGVGVAVAIGIAQFAALAPGLSRSGTTIFAALLVGMHRKLAARYSFYVAIPTILAAAGLQALEVLGAGGLTQVSWAAMAVGTVTAAVVGAGALWAVLRLLEQARFRIFSVYVWVLAAIVLTTGFGA; from the coding sequence ATGTCCCTGTTCGTCGCGTTCGTGCTCGGCGTCGTGCAGGGGGTGTTCATGTTCTTCCCGGTGTCGTCCACCAGCCACCTCGTGCTCACCCAGACCTGGCTGCGCGGCGTCGGCGTGGATCTGCCACCGCCCGAGAGCGCCGAGATGGTGCTGTTCGACCTGCTCGTCCACGTCGGCACGCTGGTGTCGATCGCGGTCGTCATGGGCGCCGGGCTGCGCGCGCTGGCCTCCGGCGTCGTCGACGACCTCGGCTCCGGGCGTCTGCGCGCCGGCGGGCTGCGGGAGGCGGTGTCGACACGGCTGGTGCTGCTCGGGTTGCTGACCACGGCGGTGACGGGCGTGCTCGGGTTGGTGTTCGTCGATCCGCTCACCCGCGTCTTCGGCTCCCCGACCGCGATCGCCGTCGCGCTGGTCGGGACCGGCGCGATGCTGTGGTGGACCGACCGGGCCGGACCGGGCCGGCTGCGGGCCCGCGACGTCGGGGTGGGCGTCGCCGTCGCGATCGGGATCGCGCAGTTCGCCGCGCTGGCGCCCGGCCTGTCGCGCTCGGGCACGACCATCTTCGCCGCGCTGCTGGTCGGCATGCACCGCAAGCTGGCGGCCCGCTACTCGTTCTACGTCGCGATCCCCACCATCCTGGCGGCCGCCGGACTGCAGGCCCTGGAGGTGCTGGGTGCCGGCGGTCTGACGCAGGTCAGCTGGGCGGCCATGGCGGTCGGCACCGTCACCGCCGCGGTCGTCGGCGCGGGCGCGCTGTGGGCCGTGCTGCGTCTGCTGGAACAGGCCCGGTTCCGGATCTTCTCGGTCTACGTGTGGGTGCTCGCGGCAATCGTCCTGACCACCGGGTTCGGCGCCTGA
- a CDS encoding ester cyclase, translating into MSTSTTTDTTATAVAIAFYEHISAGDLDAATALVDAGYVGHGLGSDGGPSSVRRDLETWAAAVPDLRIEIEDTVADGELVAIRMQLVGTQSGDFAGIPASDLPFRIGGTDVLRVREGRIVEAWTLCDLASMFAQVGALPATA; encoded by the coding sequence ATGAGCACATCTACGACCACGGACACCACGGCGACGGCGGTTGCGATCGCCTTCTACGAGCACATCTCTGCAGGCGACCTCGACGCCGCGACAGCACTGGTCGACGCCGGCTACGTGGGTCACGGGCTCGGCTCGGACGGCGGCCCGTCGAGCGTTCGTCGCGACCTCGAGACGTGGGCGGCCGCGGTGCCCGACCTGCGGATCGAGATCGAGGACACCGTCGCTGACGGGGAGCTGGTGGCGATCCGCATGCAGCTCGTCGGCACCCAGTCCGGCGACTTCGCTGGCATCCCCGCAAGCGACCTCCCGTTCCGGATCGGCGGCACGGATGTCCTGCGGGTTCGTGAGGGCCGCATCGTCGAGGCGTGGACCCTGTGCGACCTCGCCTCGATGTTCGCACAGGTCGGCGCCCTCCCGGCGACGGCCTGA
- a CDS encoding glycoside hydrolase family 16 protein, whose translation MDLDDVLARDHVLDVEQTFDTDELDREVWLPYHLPQWSSSAAAAARYRLRDGHLELRVDADQPPWCPEFDGDTRVSSLQTGVFSGPVGSRIGQHRFHPDAVVREEQPPRRLLTPTFGAVELRARAEVDATSMAALWMIGFEDQPDRSAEICVCEIFGRNAGPEGARIGMGVHPFGDPTLADDFAEVSLPIDVTEFHEYAAVWGPDGVTFHVDGVAVRTVTQAPQYPMQFMLGVYQFGDDPHGRFPKRFVVDAFRTYRRRD comes from the coding sequence GTGGATCTCGACGACGTGCTGGCCCGCGACCACGTCCTGGACGTCGAGCAGACCTTCGACACCGACGAACTCGACCGCGAGGTCTGGCTGCCGTACCACCTGCCGCAGTGGAGCTCGTCGGCGGCCGCGGCGGCCCGCTACCGGCTCCGCGACGGCCATCTCGAGCTGCGGGTCGACGCCGACCAGCCGCCGTGGTGCCCGGAGTTCGACGGGGACACGCGAGTCTCGTCGTTGCAGACCGGCGTCTTCTCCGGCCCGGTCGGCAGCCGAATCGGCCAGCACCGATTCCACCCTGACGCCGTCGTCCGCGAGGAGCAGCCGCCGCGCCGCCTGCTGACGCCGACCTTCGGCGCCGTCGAGCTGCGCGCCCGGGCCGAGGTCGACGCCACCTCGATGGCGGCGCTCTGGATGATCGGCTTCGAGGACCAGCCGGACCGCTCCGCCGAGATCTGCGTCTGCGAGATCTTCGGTCGCAACGCCGGCCCCGAGGGCGCACGCATCGGCATGGGCGTGCACCCGTTCGGTGACCCGACGCTCGCGGACGACTTCGCCGAGGTCTCGCTGCCGATCGACGTGACCGAGTTCCACGAGTACGCGGCGGTCTGGGGCCCCGACGGCGTGACGTTCCACGTCGACGGCGTCGCTGTCCGCACCGTCACGCAGGCGCCGCAGTACCCGATGCAGTTCATGCTCGGCGTCTACCAGTTCGGTGACGATCCGCACGGCCGCTTCCCGAAGCGATTCGTGGTCGACGCCTTCCGCACCTACCGCCGCCGGGACTGA
- a CDS encoding IS481 family transposase, whose amino-acid sequence MQVHANAPWTPLRRRQLIPKIDAGQLSVADVAELGGVSERTVFKWLDRWRHGDQLLADRPSIARSLPHATPPAMVATIEQLRRQRWTVPAIGDALRMPYSTVTAVCRRLGLNRLSKLGPVEPPNRYQRRHAGELIHVDVKKLGKIGRPGHRVHGDRTTRVRGIGWEYLHVAVDDATRLAYAEVLDKGETAQTTAGFLERAVAWFAARGVHVRRVMTDNGPGYRSRDHARVCHQLGLKHLRTRAYRPRTNGKAERFIRLITNSWAYGVTYQTSQHRRRALPAWLHYYNHHRPHGSLNRATPGLRLHQLNNPAGIYS is encoded by the coding sequence ATGCAGGTTCACGCTAACGCGCCCTGGACGCCTCTGCGACGCCGACAGCTCATCCCGAAGATCGACGCCGGCCAGCTCAGCGTGGCCGACGTCGCCGAGCTTGGCGGCGTCAGCGAACGCACCGTGTTCAAGTGGCTCGACCGCTGGCGCCACGGCGACCAACTGCTCGCCGACCGCCCCTCGATCGCCCGATCGTTGCCGCACGCGACCCCACCGGCCATGGTGGCCACGATCGAGCAGCTGCGCCGGCAGCGCTGGACCGTGCCGGCGATCGGGGACGCGCTGCGGATGCCGTACTCGACCGTGACCGCAGTGTGTCGCCGGCTCGGCCTGAACCGGTTGTCCAAGTTGGGCCCGGTCGAGCCGCCCAACCGCTACCAGCGCCGTCACGCTGGCGAGTTGATCCACGTTGACGTCAAGAAGCTCGGCAAGATCGGCCGGCCTGGCCACCGCGTGCACGGTGATCGAACCACCCGCGTGCGCGGCATCGGCTGGGAGTACCTCCACGTCGCCGTGGACGACGCGACCCGGCTGGCCTACGCCGAGGTACTCGATAAGGGCGAGACCGCCCAGACCACCGCCGGGTTCCTCGAGCGTGCCGTGGCCTGGTTCGCCGCCCGAGGGGTACACGTGCGGCGTGTCATGACCGACAACGGCCCCGGCTACCGCTCCCGCGACCACGCCCGCGTGTGCCACCAGCTCGGGCTCAAGCACCTGCGCACCCGGGCCTACCGGCCACGAACCAACGGCAAGGCCGAACGGTTCATCCGGCTGATCACCAACAGCTGGGCCTACGGTGTCACCTACCAGACCTCGCAGCACCGCCGCCGCGCCCTGCCCGCGTGGCTGCACTACTACAACCACCACCGACCCCACGGCTCCCTCAACCGAGCGACACCCGGACTACGGCTACATCAGCTGAACAACCCTGCTGGCATCTACAGCTAG
- the mgtE gene encoding magnesium transporter, which yields MTQDTLTLIDLVRQRDLDGIDAWLDEHGALDVAEELARLEPADRAVVFRLLGKDRALAVFEALDPVHQQQLLEALADQAVNELFLGLDEHDRARLLDEVPAKVARRLLATLPVDARSSTNVLLGYPEESAGRVMSPRYVSLRASMTAADALSKVRRAGLRPREVLVLPVTDDQRRLVGAVDLPDVVTAAPGTRIADLLRQETFSARVDDDQEAAARLMQAADLVALPVVDTEGRLVGVVTVDDAMEIIEAEETEDIARAGGSEPLDVPYLDAGVFHLARKRAVWLLILIAAAVLTVNVLQVFEDTLEAVVTLALFIPLLIDTGGNSGSQAATVVIRAMAVGEVRFADLPRILRRELVVGALLGVMLGLVSLPLVTIFFGWQLALVIGSTLLTICTWASFSGGLLPLLAKRIGIDPAVVSAPLITTLVDATGLVIYFLIARAVLGL from the coding sequence ATGACGCAGGACACCCTCACCCTGATCGACCTCGTCCGCCAGCGCGACCTCGACGGCATCGACGCCTGGCTCGACGAGCACGGCGCCCTGGACGTGGCCGAGGAACTGGCCCGACTGGAGCCGGCCGACCGCGCCGTCGTCTTCCGCCTGCTCGGCAAGGACCGGGCACTGGCCGTCTTCGAGGCGCTCGACCCGGTGCACCAGCAGCAGCTGCTCGAGGCGCTGGCCGACCAGGCCGTCAACGAACTGTTCCTCGGCCTCGACGAGCACGACCGTGCCCGTCTCCTCGACGAGGTACCCGCCAAGGTCGCCCGCCGGCTGCTCGCGACCCTGCCCGTCGACGCCCGCAGCAGCACCAACGTCCTCCTCGGCTACCCGGAGGAGTCGGCCGGCCGGGTCATGAGCCCGCGCTACGTCAGCCTGCGCGCCTCGATGACCGCGGCCGACGCGCTCAGCAAGGTCCGCCGCGCCGGGCTGCGGCCGCGTGAGGTGCTGGTCCTGCCGGTCACGGACGACCAGCGGCGGCTGGTCGGCGCCGTCGACCTGCCCGACGTCGTCACCGCTGCCCCCGGCACCCGCATCGCCGACCTGCTCCGTCAGGAGACGTTCTCCGCCCGCGTCGACGACGACCAGGAAGCCGCGGCCCGGCTGATGCAGGCGGCCGACCTCGTCGCCCTGCCGGTCGTCGACACGGAGGGCCGGCTCGTCGGCGTGGTCACCGTCGACGACGCGATGGAGATCATCGAGGCCGAGGAGACCGAGGACATCGCCCGCGCCGGTGGTTCCGAGCCGCTGGACGTGCCCTACCTCGACGCCGGCGTGTTCCACCTCGCCCGCAAGCGAGCCGTGTGGCTGCTCATCCTCATCGCCGCCGCCGTGCTGACGGTCAACGTCCTGCAGGTGTTCGAGGACACCCTCGAGGCGGTCGTCACCCTCGCGCTGTTCATCCCGCTGCTGATCGACACCGGCGGCAACTCCGGTTCACAGGCGGCCACCGTGGTGATCCGGGCGATGGCCGTCGGCGAGGTGCGCTTCGCCGACCTGCCACGCATCCTGCGCCGGGAGCTGGTCGTCGGGGCCCTGCTCGGGGTGATGCTGGGGCTGGTGTCGCTGCCGCTGGTGACGATCTTCTTCGGCTGGCAGCTCGCCCTGGTGATCGGCTCGACGCTGCTGACGATCTGCACGTGGGCGTCGTTCTCCGGCGGCCTGCTGCCGCTGCTCGCCAAGCGGATCGGCATCGACCCGGCCGTGGTGTCGGCACCGCTGATCACGACCCTCGTCGACGCGACCGGGCTGGTCATCTACTTCCTGATCGCGCGCGCCGTCCTCGGCCTGTAG
- a CDS encoding DUF2510 domain-containing protein, translating into MGNARQREEEASRASRGRPQRRRPAYVHKSGTEREEASHRAFRRAAVAALGDGHTTAGWYPDPWSEGSVRHWNGLEWTTDTRHDAQPR; encoded by the coding sequence GTGGGCAACGCTCGTCAGCGCGAAGAGGAAGCCTCGCGCGCATCCCGAGGTCGCCCTCAGCGGCGGCGCCCTGCGTACGTACACAAGTCAGGCACCGAGCGAGAGGAGGCCAGCCACAGGGCCTTCCGACGCGCTGCAGTCGCCGCCCTCGGCGACGGGCACACCACCGCCGGGTGGTACCCGGACCCCTGGAGCGAGGGTTCGGTCAGGCACTGGAACGGGCTCGAGTGGACCACGGATACCAGGCACGATGCGCAGCCGCGGTAG